A region of the Conger conger chromosome 6, fConCon1.1, whole genome shotgun sequence genome:
TGCTGCTAAGTGTGCAAGCTAATGATGTGAGTGTTGACTCCCACTTCATTAGCCAGAGTTTCATACCAGTCTAAAATGATCTGGAAGTCAGACACATTTCAGACTAATTTATCAGGTCCATCGTTTCATAATAAAAAGCTAACACAAATTTAAAATACAGTTCAATTCAGTTGCATGGCAGCAAAAATATTCAGCAACATTGATACCTCTTGCCCCATCTGAAATAGTACATGGACTTAATTGAAAAAGTGTAGAGAGCAgcttgcccttttgttttgcttGCACAGCTGACATTCTATTGATTTTCCCTTCCGCAGAGCATCTCTtgcatagacacatacacagaaactgTCATTGTTACAGATGGGGACTTTAATTTTCAAAGAAATACATGAGCTGAAAAAAAAGTGCAAGTCAAGTCTGTCAAAACAGTCCAGAGCAAATTTAcaaatttatgaataaaatatgttttctacaAATAAGTATGTAATTCAAAGACAACTTTCCataatgtgctttttaaaatagtCTAGTaagcatgtttgttttcttgttccTGCCAGATCAGCTTTAATACCTGAgttaaataaacaacatttgGACTCCAGTGAATTGAAATCCAGTCTATATTAAACCAGCTTTGATCACCAAATTATGTTTTGTGTTACAAGTCTTAAAGCAATACAGAACTGCAGCTCTAATTATTCTTTGTTCCCTTTAAGTGCCTTGGGCCATTCACTCAGCTTTTTTACTGATCAGCACGTTCTCCCAAAGGTCTGATCCTGGCTGCACCCAATCTCCTCCCATGATTCCTTGGAGTTTGAAATCTTGGAAGTACTCCAGAAGATGGCTAATGAGAAATACAAGCCAAGTCATTAGAGATTCTCATCACATCAACCCTTAAAGCAACATTCAAATGTGTATATTAATAACTAATAGGCTATAGCTTCCGAATTTCACCTTCATGCAGCAATGCCTTTGTATTAAGTGGGAAGACTTATTCTTGTCTGTTTAAATTCTAAttagtgaccccccccccccccaaaaaaaaaaacaagatgctGGAACAAGTTGTTAGGCAAAGGTATTTTTGAAAGTGAGTTTCAAAACAACACGACAGCCCTGTAATGACATACAGTGCTGACTCATAACATCATACAAGCGCTGTTAAACAAGGACATCAATGCCAATATCAAATGCAAGGTACTCACAAGTTTGGTTTTTGGCCATCTGCAACTTCATTTCTTGGTATTGGATACAGAGCCTCATAAGTCCTTCGTTCTTCTGAGCGGTGAATGGCGTAGGAGTTCATTTTGTTAACCCCTGGAGGGAAATAACTCCAGGGAAGAAGTGCTGTGCCAGTCCATCCATTTCCATTTATAGAAGCTTGGAATGACAAAGGCAGCATTtgctttaaagaaaataaaaataaaagtgtcaCGCTGCAGTAACTGCATTTCACTGCAATGGAGAAGGAGAACAGACAATGATGAAAACATAGGTGTGAATGTGGATATAAGCTTTAGTACTCTGGTTACCTGAAAAGCATTTCCTCTCCCAGAAAGTAATAATACCAAGTGCTGACCATGACTGCAATGAAacagatttgggggggggggggggggtcaggtatatatattttttccaaaggCTGTTCCAAAAGAGATGCATAAAATCAGATTTTTATAAAAGGCAAACCTCAAATTAATCAGCCACCCATTAGTCATCCatccaccctccccctccccctccccctccccctccccctcccaccagGTAATCCACAATgctattttttttgggggggagacTTACGGACAAACTTCCACTTCGAGATACTTTTCTGTGGCGCTGTTCAAGAAGAAGGATTCTACAACTGGAAAATGGAAAtaagattatatatatatatatatatatataataaacaatttGCAGCATACTGCACTTGACATTGGCTTTAATCATATTAGGTCGGTTCTCGACAACCAAGggaaacacagaaatacaagaAACATCAGTCTTCACACCTCAGCATTTCTTAACTCGTTACAATGCCATTTTGCAAAGACTTCAATGATAAAATGCAGACCAGTGTGGTTATGCTGGATAACTGCAAGGCAGTGTGCATATGCAATTCCTACAGAATACTGCGAGTCGCGCAGCGGCTAAATAAGCGGTTATCCGCACACCTTCATAGTCCCATAGTCCTGGGAATGGCTGGCCGGGAGGTCCGGTTGGAGCTTGTGGATCGTTGAAGAATGGGCCAGACACTTCCATTAGCAGCCCGCCATCTCCCGGAGAAAACGTTATTTTTATTGGGTCGTGAGTTATAGGCAAGCTGTTCCAGGTTTCTTTAATGGCAAAGGTCATCTGAaaatatatgcattttaaatatacgtattatttcattaattgaGCTAACACGCACTCCACACTGTAGCCTAGTAAGCCAGATGTTGGTTTGCCCACACGCAAGCTTGATGCCAGAGTAAAAACTACAACGGTGAGTAAGTAAATAAGTCCCCGATGCACTTGTTCAGTCGGTGTAGTTCCCTCCACTACGCAGCAGTTCGTCTTATTCCACTTTTAAGCCTAGCTGTTGTTATCGACCTTGATATAGCCTACAACATTTCTTTGAACTGTTTACCTTTAGAAGATAAACGAATCATGTAATATCAGTGTGCATCCCAATATAGCTACAAGCGTGGCGTATATTGTATATGCTAGCTATTATGACTAGGTTTAAGTAAAATTCATCCAACAATAGGTTATATGCAATACTTACAGAAGCAGAG
Encoded here:
- the c6h4orf33 gene encoding UPF0462 protein C4orf33 homolog gives rise to the protein MTFAIKETWNSLPITHDPIKITFSPGDGGLLMEVSGPFFNDPQAPTGPPGQPFPGLWDYEVVESFFLNSATEKYLEVEVCPHGQHLVLLLSGRGNAFQQMLPLSFQASINGNGWTGTALLPWSYFPPGVNKMNSYAIHRSEERRTYEALYPIPRNEVADGQKPNFHLLEYFQDFKLQGIMGGDWVQPGSDLWENVLISKKAE